The following are encoded together in the Culex pipiens pallens isolate TS chromosome 1, TS_CPP_V2, whole genome shotgun sequence genome:
- the LOC120413817 gene encoding uncharacterized protein LOC120413817 — translation MQQQHRDDVIYRKITTKPPVVTQPMQSERPKRTPLPQLQNVNQEHIVIVINSEEKQKVINEKRTIYDANIIEITFVCMQLDHVSDHERSNYGQFPVDPRRSTPIGRRYDQRTPVPKQHSQRLGGLNVRTRFKSGHDQ, via the exons atgcagcagcagcatcgcGATGACGTGATTTACCGGAAAATTACGACAAAGCCACCGGTAGTGACGCAACCGATGCAAAGCGAACGGCCCAAGCGAACGCCACTGCCACAGTTACAAAACGTCAACCAGGAGCATATTGT GATCGTGATCAATTCGGAGGAAAAGCAGAAGGTCATCAACGAGAAGCGGACCATTTACGATGCAAACATAATCGAGATCACCTTCGTTTGTATGCAGTTAGACCACGTGTCCGACCACGAGCGTTCCAACTATGGCCAGTTTCCGGTCGACCCGAGACGATCCACACCCATCGGTCGAAGGTACGATCAGCGTACACCGGTGCCGAAGCAACATTCACAGCGACTTGGGGGACTGAATGTGCGAACTAGATTCAAAAGCGGCCACGACCAGTAG